The stretch of DNA GCCCCTGGGGTCTTTCGTACAGGCTTGCGCGGCGTTCCGTGCGGGGCTGGACCGCTTCGAGGGAGCACGGGACTTCCACTACTTCGCGGGCGAGGAGAACACTCGGCTGGAGCTGAAGGTGTCCGCCCTGCCGTCGGCCACGTTCGGCTTCGCCGCGGCTGGAAGGCTGGTGGCCATCGCCTGCGAGACGTTCCAGGATCTGCGCGCCCGGCTGCCGGAAGGGACCCTCACGCGCGACACCCCCCTCTTCATGGCCCTGCCGGATCCGCTGGATTTGGGGATGGAGGTGTCCCCGGAGCTGGATCGCAACGAGGCGCGGCGGCTGGAGTCCTTGGGGCGGCGGGTGCTGTCCGTCACCTTCGAGAACCTGGGCTGGCCCTGGCCCGGAGGCCCTTGGCACTTCTTCGGTGGTGGACATGTGGGGTTTGCCCGAGCGCTTCAGTCCGCTGGCGCCTGGATGGCCGGCAGCGCCAGGCGGGGCTGCGTGGTGGCGTCCGTGGACAGCCTGCTGGACGCGGGACTGCTTGAGACGCTCCTCTTCCAGCAGCGAGTGAAGACCGAGGAGCAGCCGGTGGGCTTCACTCCGGGCGAGGCGGGCGTGGCGCTGCTGCTGCGCGTCCCCGGCCGAGCCCCGGCCGATCTGCCCAAGGGCCGCCCTCTGGTGGAGGCCGTGAGCCTGGGGCAGGCATCCGCTGAGGCCCCGGGTGACGCTCGCATGATGGCCTCGTGTGTGCGCGCGCTGAGACCGTTCCTGCCCGGCGAGGCCGGGGAGCCCTTTTGGGTGAGTGACCACAACGGCGAGGAACTCCGGGCCATGGAGTGGGGCATGCTCCAGACGCTACTCAAGGCGGAGCCGCCCCACTGGGCGTCCTTTGAGGCTTGGTACACCGCCACGGGCTTTGGAGAGACCGGGGTGGCCTCTGGGGCACTGGGGGTGTGCTTGGGAGCCCGGGCCCTTGAGCGCTTATATGCGCCAGCTCAAGCGGGTATTATTCTGTCCACCGACGAGAATGGCGAGCGGGCCGCCGTGCTACTGGCGTCCACGGCCACCTGAGCGGGTAGGGGGAACGAATCGTGAGCAAGCCGAAGAAGAGCGACAACTTCACCAAGCAGCCCTTGGGCTCCGGTGCGAGCGACATTTTCAACCCGGACCTGTCAGCCAAGCCGACGTTCTTTCCCGAACTGGACGATAAGGATTACCCGGCGGAGCTCTTGGAGGAACTGAAGAAAGACAAGCAGCAACAGGACAAAGAGGCCGAGGATGCCTGCCCTCCCGAACCTAAGCGCCCAATTCGGCTGCGCGGCTTCCATAAGTACCGGACGGCGGCATACATCCACGACCAAGGCAAGTTGGGCAAGAACGGTCGCGACTACTACACGAAGCGGCCCGACTACGGGAAGGAAACGCTGGACGCCGCGCTGGCCTCGGGCCTCATCAGTCAGAGGACGTACGACATCTTGAGCGACGACAAGAAGTGGAAGGACGCGATGGCGTTTCCCCGTGAAGGCTCGCCGTCGAAGTATAGCAAATACAGCAAGCGCTTCCTGCTCAGTAACATTAACCGGCACAAGGCAGATGAAGACAACTTCTACCTGACCGGCTCCTGGTATCCCTATCAGTGGACCGCTCACCACCTCATTCCGCACGAGGCGCTCTCGGGGAAAAACCTCAGCAGCGATGAGTATGACCTACTTGTGGAGTCGGGCTACGATGTCAACAACGGTCACAATGGCATTATCGCCCCGGCCTGCTCCTGGGCCGTGCCCATGCACCAAATCATCCAGCACAAGGGCAGCCACGACATGTACACCGAGTTTGTGGAGAGGTTGATCGCCTCGGTGAAGGGTTCCCTCAAAACACTGGCAGATCAGACCCAGCAGCAGACCCCACCCAAGGATCACAAGACGGTGCTCGCGGATGTGCTAGATGAGCTGACCAAAAAGGAGCAGGTGCTTTGGAACCGTCTCTTGAAGATCAGCGCGACGGTCGTGCCGGAAGTCATGCGCGGGAGCCAAGCCGCACGGACTTTCGTCGTCTCCTTTAAGCGTAACAAGGGCAAGTCCCTCTATCCCTTTGGGGTACTGATCTGATGGCAGGCAACGACTACTGGGTCCTGAAGACCGACTACACCAGCGCCGTTATCAAGGAGTTGCCGCCGGGCGGGCCGGAGGCCTTCATCCTGGATCGTGGCGAGCGCGTGGCGCAGCTGTTCCCGCCCGATGCCACCGTGCGCTTTTCGGAGGACTATCCTACGCGGCGCAAGGTCTGCGACTTCATGTCTACCATCTTCGGCGCCCACATCGTGTCCGCCAAGGTGAAGCGCATCTTGGAGGAGCAGGGCGCGAACAACTGTGAGTTCATTCCGCTGACCATCCTCGACCACAAGAGCAAGCTGGCCAGCAAGGAGCACTTCCTGCTCAACGTGCTGGGCCACGTGGAAGCCGTGGACATGGAACGCTCCCAGGTGGTGATGAACTCCATCCTGAAGGACCGCATCGGCAACTTCGAGCACATGGTGCTCGATCGGGCTGCTATCCCGCCTAACGCTGTCATCTTCCGGCTTTCGCGCAAGCGCGACGAGTTCCTCGTCAACCAGGCCACGTACGATGCCCTAACAAAGGAAGGGATCACCGGCCTCAAGTGCTTCCAGGCGGACGGCTGGGACGGGATGGACATCTACTAGCGTATGGAACTGAACTTCCGCAGCCTGCGTCAGGACTCAGCCCTGGCGCTTGAGGTCCTGCTGGGACGCATCCACCCCGATGCCTCCCGCGAGGAGTTGGTGCGCGATGTGGCGGCCGTGTGCCTGCGCTTCCACACGCTGGGGGTGGCCAGCCTGCTGGTGGATGGCTACCCGAAGGATTTCTTCCTCAACCTGGGGCGTGCGGGGGAGAGCTGGCGGCGGCTGCTCGCGTTGCTGCGCTCGCGCGGTGAGTCCCCCCCGCCCGGCACCTGGCATGAGCCGCTTCTGGGCGCGGTGGCCGCCGGACACTGGGAGCTTGCCCGGCGCATTGTTCAGGACTCAGCTACGCAATGGCAGCCAGGGGCAGAGGAGTACGAGGACGACTTCGACTGGGCGGTGCTGCTGCGAGAACTTATTGCCCCACGAGAGGAAGGGCTGGAGCGGACGGACGCGCTGGCGACGAGGCTGGAGCGCTCCGGGGCCGAGACCTACGCGGAGCGGCTGGCGCTGGTGGAAGCACTAAGGCAGAGGGCTGCCCACGCCTTCTTCGAGGCCTTCGAGGCCACTCGGCTAGCACACGAGCAACAGACGGAGAAGCTTGCCAATCATTTTACCACGGACGCGGAGCGTTTCGCGCCTTACCGCTATGTCTGGTTTGAGGGCCTGGCGCTGCTACGCCTTGGGGAGCGCGCTGGGCTTCAGAGCCACGACCGGTATCTCTACTGCCCACCGCTGGCTCGCGTGCGCATGGCCGTGCCCGTCGATGAGGACTGGCTCGTCCGCCTTCCTGCTTGAGCGAGAGTACATCGCTGCCGGTTCCCAGAGGTGGTAGATTCATGGCCTGGAGTGGTCCACGGGAGCACGCTCATGAGCACACGGTCAGACGCCCCGGAGCCCAGCCCGGATACCCGCACGCTGGCGCCAATCCTGGGCAGCCGAGAGGGCTGGGCCGTCGGCATCGACTCGCAGGGCCGGTTGCTCGTGGACTTCGAGGACAACCCCCTTGGACAGCCTGTGCCTGTGAGATTGGCGGTGGCACTCGACGTCCAGGCCCGGCAGGCCGCCGTTTCGTCTCGCCAGCGGGTAGTGCTGCTTTTCGAGAAGGGGGACCCGCGCCTGCCTTTTCTCATGGCCCTGCTGCATGAGCCCAGCCCGACGCCGCTGCTGGATGCACTGCTGGAGCCGGATCCCATCCCTCCGCGCCTTCCGGCCGAGGCCCGCGTCGATGGACGGCGGGTCGTCCTAGAGGGGCAAGACGAGGTCGTCCTCCAATGCGGGGAAGCCAGCATCACCCTGCGGCGCAACGGGAAGATCGTCATCCAAGGCGTCACCGTCGAGACGCGAGCCCGGGGCGCCCACCGAATCAAGGCGGGCACGGTCGACATTAACTGAGATGCCCGTCGGGCTCACCCTCCCAAGTGCATTGCCTGTGTCCGTGTCGCCGTGGATGAGCCACTGGCGCCCGGTATTCGTCCGCCGGACGACGTGCTGAGGGTGCTTGAGGGCGGACGGCAGCCGTGCTCGGTGGCAATCGCGAGTTGGCTGGATGCGATGAGCAGGTCGGGCTGAGAGCGCGGAGCGCTCAAGAGGAGTCCGCGGCACACAGCGCTTCCCACTCAAGGTTGGCATGGTGTGCACGCTGGCCCACTGCGCCTTGCGCCAGCAGAAGAGCCGTCCCGTGCTGGAGGCGGTAGCCCACGAGGAGGCTGCCGTGTGAGGTGCCCGTTCCCCGGACACGGCCAGCGTCTTCTGGCGAGTACTGCACCATGCCATGTCTGGTTGAACCCTGAAGCGATGGCATGCCTCGGTCACCGCCATCCCGCAGGGGGGCTGAGCCTGCGAGTTCACTCCCGGGCCGCGGACGGCGACAGGGTCCGCACGCCGGTCACGGCGGCACCGGCGGCGAGCGCCGCCAACACCAG from Stigmatella aurantiaca encodes:
- a CDS encoding imm11 family protein: MAGNDYWVLKTDYTSAVIKELPPGGPEAFILDRGERVAQLFPPDATVRFSEDYPTRRKVCDFMSTIFGAHIVSAKVKRILEEQGANNCEFIPLTILDHKSKLASKEHFLLNVLGHVEAVDMERSQVVMNSILKDRIGNFEHMVLDRAAIPPNAVIFRLSRKRDEFLVNQATYDALTKEGITGLKCFQADGWDGMDIY
- a CDS encoding DUF6484 domain-containing protein, which codes for MSTRSDAPEPSPDTRTLAPILGSREGWAVGIDSQGRLLVDFEDNPLGQPVPVRLAVALDVQARQAAVSSRQRVVLLFEKGDPRLPFLMALLHEPSPTPLLDALLEPDPIPPRLPAEARVDGRRVVLEGQDEVVLQCGEASITLRRNGKIVIQGVTVETRARGAHRIKAGTVDIN
- a CDS encoding AHH domain-containing protein gives rise to the protein MSKPKKSDNFTKQPLGSGASDIFNPDLSAKPTFFPELDDKDYPAELLEELKKDKQQQDKEAEDACPPEPKRPIRLRGFHKYRTAAYIHDQGKLGKNGRDYYTKRPDYGKETLDAALASGLISQRTYDILSDDKKWKDAMAFPREGSPSKYSKYSKRFLLSNINRHKADEDNFYLTGSWYPYQWTAHHLIPHEALSGKNLSSDEYDLLVESGYDVNNGHNGIIAPACSWAVPMHQIIQHKGSHDMYTEFVERLIASVKGSLKTLADQTQQQTPPKDHKTVLADVLDELTKKEQVLWNRLLKISATVVPEVMRGSQAARTFVVSFKRNKGKSLYPFGVLI